The following coding sequences are from one Lolium rigidum isolate FL_2022 chromosome 6, APGP_CSIRO_Lrig_0.1, whole genome shotgun sequence window:
- the LOC124658929 gene encoding UDP-glycosyltransferase 88F4-like, producing MDAAATTITPRKLVVLYPSLGMGHIVCMIELGKIFVARGLAVTIIVLDLPHNNGSRGAFLAGVSAANPSISFHRLPQVKIPPVESIHLEALAFEVPRASNPYLRDFLTAASPAIFVADFFCHVARDVALELGIPIYFFFPSGAEVLAVLLHLPVLDSQTTASFQDMGEELVHVPGIPSFPASHSMMPIMDRGDAAYKAFVNVCSDLCRSHGIIVNTFRSLESRAVDAIAAGLCTPAGLPIPPVYCIGPLIKSEEVGVKRGNECIPWLDTQPNNSVVFLCFGSLGRFSVKQIREVAIGLEASGQRFLWVVKSPPNDDHPTKLFENSSEPDLDALLPEGFLERTKNTGLVVKSWVPQRDVLLHNAVGGFVTHCGWNSVLESIMAGVPMLAWPLYAEQRMNRVFLEKELGLAVAVEGYDKEVVEAGEVAAKVKWMMDSDGGRVIRERTQAAMRQAKKALSEGGESEKTLTGLVEAWILA from the coding sequence ATGGACGCCGCCGCAACCACCATCACGCCCCGGAAGCTGGTCGTGCTCTACCCGTCACTCGGCATGGGCCACATTGTCTGCATGATCGAGCTCGGTAAGATCTTCGTCGCCCGCGGCCTCGCCGTCACCATTATCGTCCTCGATCTGCCGCACAACAACGGCTCCAGAGGGGCCTTCCTCGCGGGGGTCTCCGCCGCCAATCCATCCATCTCCTTCCATCGTCTCCCGCAGGTCAAGATCCCACCCGTGGAGTCCATCCACCTCGAGGCGTTGGCCTTCGAGGTCCCCCGCGCATCAAATCCATACCTGCGTGATTTCCTCACGGCCGCCTCCCCGGCCATTTtcgttgccgatttcttctgccaCGTTGCCCGCGACGTGGCCTTGGAGCTTGGCATTCccatctacttcttcttcccctccggcgccgaggttctGGCTGTCCTTCTGCATCTCCCGGTCCTGGACTCTCAGACCACTGCAAGCTTCCAAGACATGGGTGAGGAGCTCGTGCATGTCCCCGGAATTCCCTCGTTTCCGGCGTCGCACTCCATGATGCCGATCATGGACCGTGGCGACGCAGCCTACAAGGCGTTCGTGAACGTGTGCAGCGATCTatgccgctcacatggcatcatcgTCAACACATTCCGCTCGCTCGAGTCGCGGGCCGTCGACGCCATCGCTGCCGGGCTCTGCACACCTGCTGGACTCCCGATTCCGCCAGTGTACTGCATCGGGCCGCTGATAAAGTCAGAGGAGGTGGGCGTCAAGCGTGGCAACGAGTGCATCCCGTGGCTGGACACACAGCCCAATAACAGCGTGGTGTTCCTCTGCTTCGGCAGCCTCGGCCGGTTCAGCGTGAAGCAGATCAGAGAGGTGGCAATCGGGCTAGAAGCAAGCGGGCAGCGTTTCCTTTGGGTCGTCAAGAGCCCGCCCAATGATGACCACCCAACGAAGTTGTTCGAGAACTCCTCGGAGCCGGACCTCGACGCCCTCCTCCCAGAGGGCTTCCTGGAACGGACCAAGAACACGGGCTTGGTCGTCAAGTCGTGGGTGCCGCAGCGTGATGTGCTGCTACACAACGCGGTGGGCGGCTTCGTGACCCACTGTGGGTGGAACTCGGTGCTGGAGTCGATCATGGCGGGGGTGCCGATGCTTGCGTGGCCGTTGTACGCGGAGCAACGTATGAACAGGGTGTTCCTTGAGAAGGAGCTTGGGCTAGCAGTCGCAGTGGAAGGATACGACAAGGAGGTGGTCGAGGCCGGGGAGGTGGCAGCGAAGGTGAAGTGGATGATGGACTCAGATGGAGGGAGGGTGATCAGGGAGCGTACGCAGGCGGCGATGCGCCAGGCGAAGAAGGCGCTAAGCGAGGGCGGGGAGTCAGAGAAGACGCTGACGGGATTAGTGGAAGCCTGGATACTTGCTTGA